In Rana temporaria chromosome 3, aRanTem1.1, whole genome shotgun sequence, a single window of DNA contains:
- the LOC120933503 gene encoding galactose-3-O-sulfotransferase 4-like: protein MRLGQVCRIQVMGFGLVVLMAIGLTIQLLGIHFPKRTSQSSTLRVLSSLPPSLPRTCQPKRHIVFLKTHKTAGSTILNLLHRYGDKNGLFFALPIKYQFNYPNLFHSRRVKGINSPNRPPYDILCHHMRFNLPEVRKVMPVDSFYFTILRDPATMAESSFSYYRSVSSAFKKAPHFKAFISHPSHYYREGERSNHYARNLLWFDLGFNPNAPFTVPLAKAGARAVEGIFNLVLLAEHFDESMVLLKEELCWDLDDVVTFKLNIRGSSRPLEPEEVKQLRTWNALDWYLYEYFNRTFWDKVERFGKQKMDNEVMRLRERRQQLAELCLEDLKPVRAEDIKEDAIKPFQFGQEKILGWAVRKDLESYIRSRCVQMVTPELQYKDLLDAHQFPAGSQNGTQTIVTPARVAVR from the exons GACCTCTCAGAGCTCCACCCTACGTGTCTTATCTTCTCTGCCTCCATCTCTTCCACGAACTTGTCAGCCCAAGAGGCACATTGTGTTCCTGAAGACTCACAAGACGGCTGGAAGCACCATACTGAACCTCCTGCACCGATATGGGGACAAGAATGGCTTATTCTTTGCTTTGCCAATCAAGTATCAGTTCAACTATCCAAATCTCTTCCACTCTCGCCGGGTGAAAGGCATCAACTCTCCAAACAGGCCTCCGTACGACATCCTCTGTCACCATATGCGCTTCAACCTCCCAGAG gttCGGAAGGTTATGCCTGTAGACTCCTTCTATTTCACGATCCTCCGAGATCCAGCAACCATGGCCGAGTCTTCTTTTTCCTACTATCGTTCTGTATCTTCAGCCTTCAAGAAGGCACCTCATTTCAAAGCTTTTATTTCCCATCCATCACATTACTATCGAGAAGGAGAGCGATCCAACCACTATGCTCGCAACCTCTTATGGTTTGACTTGGGGTTTAATCCTAATGCTCCTTTTACAGTGCCTCTGGCAAAAGCTGGAGCACGGGCCGTGGAGGGAATATTCAACTTGGTTCTACTGGCAGAACATTTTGATGAATCAATGGTTCTTCTGAAAGAGGAGCTGTGTTGGGATCTGGATGATGTGGTCACCTTTAAACTCAACATTCGTGGATCTTCCAGACCACTGGAGCCAGAGGAAGTAAAACAGCTTCGGACATGGAATGCACTAGACTGGTACCTCTATGAGTATTTTAACCGAACCTTCTGGGACAAGGTGGAGCGGTTTGGCAAACAAAAGATGGATAATGAGGTTATGAGATTGAGAGAAAGGAGGCAACAGTTAGCTGAACTCTGTCTTGAGGATTTGAAGCCAGTAAGGGCAGAGGACATTAAGGAAGATGCCATTAAGCCGTTTCAATTTGGACAGGAGAAAATCCTAGGCTGGGCCGTAAGGAAAGACCTTGAGTCTTACATTCGTAGTCGTTGTGTTCAAATGGTTACTCCTGAGCTGCAATATAAAGACTTATTGGATGCACACCAGTTTCCAGCAGGCTCACAAAATGGGACTCAAACAATAGTGACACCTGCAAGGGTAGCAGTTCGGTGA